ACCAAGTCTTTTAAGAGGACCTAGAATTCAATTTACATGTTCCAAGTTTGATGCATACAATTTATACACTCCAACTTCAGGAAGTGTTAAAATAGTTCGTTATTTTTTATACAACCTAATTAAAGCTGCTTTTTGCTGTATCTAGTTTAAGGGTTAAGGGTCATAGGTTGTAGCCTTTTTCCTTTGAATGCACTTGTTCTCGCCTTTttcatatatgtatatgtataaaCATACGAATACATCAGCTAAGGTAATACTCACTGATTTTAGCATCCTTTAAATTCAtgtattaaaatagaataacaCAATAGCCTACCATTATTGCAGCCTGCCTATCTCGAGCTTTTGCCTTGCGTTTCTCACTTTCAGAAGCCAATGATGAGATACTTGAGTCCCTACTTGGAAAATATTCAGAAATATGACAGACAACTTCAGGGGCAAGTTTTTGTAACTTGGTCATGCATCCGTTGTCAATCTCAGCAAATTTCTTCAGTAAGCTTTCAATTAGAGTAAATAGACTACAACCACCTGCTTCTACAAAGTTGTCTACATTCTCCCTCCTATGCATTTCCATCAATAAAACAAGAAGTGTCAACAAGCTTTGTTCACCAAAAGAAGTCTGAATGAATTCTCCAGACAAGGCTATTATAGGAAGCTGTGCCACATCATGGCATGTATCCTCACTAGATTCCTTTTGCTGAAAACAGATATCTAATGATAGTGAAAGTAAATGTAGTGCAGGTAGAAGAACACTATCAGGAGCACGAGAATCAGATGATTTAAAAGTGGAAACAGCATAAAATATTGCTGCCCGGATGATATGTAGAACAACTTTGCAAGTGGCTATTCTAGCTATCCCCTTCAGGGGAGGATGAATTTTGGTCCACTGGGGCAATTGGGTGGTCAGTGCAGAGACATTGCAAAAGCGCAAGTATCTTTCTTCAGCAACTTGTAAATCCTTTGAATTCCAGCGTAGATGATACAAATCCAATTCTTTCCAAAATGTCCATCGCAATGAGTACATACcctaatataacaaataaaaatatcagtaCAATCAGGCTAATAAAagtgataatatttttacaaaagttaagcAAACCTGATTAAATCCAGATGGATTCGAATACACAGCTACTGCATCTAAGATGTCTTGAAGTTGTTCAAACTTGGAGAGATCACGGGGAAGAGACTTCACCAATTGACTATGTGTGGCATCACCAATGGACAACTTATAAATTAGTTCTCTTTTCAAACTTTCAGCAGTAGTTAGCCCACAAAAGCGTCGTTCCTTTATTATCTGAATAATAAGAGTAAGCATTTCCTGTACTAAAACAGGTTCATGTctgaaaataacaaaacactCATTAAAAAAGCTAAAGAAGTAAATCATCCAAAAGCATGGAAAAAGGGGAAAAATGCTAAGAATGAAGCATAAATCAGCAAATGTCCCTGTTTCCAAAAAGAACATAAAAGTTTACAACAGGTAAGAAACATATTCAGGTGAGATGGACACTCATCATTGTTTGACAGTTTCAACATATTACCAACTATGTATAAAGATCAAACTATTGATGAGAAAACATGTGACGAGTGGTGCATGACAATAGCAAGGAGGATACAACTAAAACACAATCATCAATAATTCCGGTTCTTAAGATTACCATCATTTGATCCTAATCAAACTCggataaaaacaattatagcTTATTAGGAATGGCAATGGGATGCGACAAGTGCAGGTTTGACTATCCCATTGCCATACCAAAAGGATatgaaatttttgtttcatgTCTATCCCCAATAGGTAACAGGTATACATATAACCGCTCCCTTGctatttcaaacattaattaaataatttttttacaaaaaataaaaccataGCAAAGGAAACTGTTATTTTCAAGGAtctaatgtaaaaagaaaacattttaagGGTTTAAAGAATTGAACACTTGAAATTGAGAGTCAAATATTctcatgtgaaaaaaataaacaataaatgaaGATATTAAAAGGAATAGAAATAATCAAATATGTGCCCAAAACTATTTGATTTAATGaatatgtatgcatgtttgtatatattcatatatataaatatatgaatatatatatatatatatatatatatatatatatatatatatatgtatgtgtatatgtatatatatatatatacacatacatatatatatatatatatgtatatatacatacacacatacatacatacatacatatatatatatatatatgtgtgtgtgtgtgtgtaatatatatatagacaccgatcatcttttttttttctcattcttcataattaaaattaattcttaacACAGTCAAGTGGGTTTGTGAATTGTCAATACTTCAAACCTTCGAAAGGCTTTGGAATTAAGGGGAGTATTGTATTTATAATGAGTATCCAACTAACAACTAAAGCTTTTAAGAGGGTTGGCCATTCACTATTTTGAACAATAAAATGAGAAGCAATTTGTTGAATTGGTTGTGATTGTACATGTAGCCATTTGATTCTGTTACTCAACTCACCTAATTTGctcaaataaaatttgaatacatAAAATTCCAAAGATAAGAAGGACAACAATGTCTGTAGACAACGTTCACACTCAGTTGTTATTGCATAAGAGGACAGGATATGGGTTTGACATTCCTGCAGCAATAAAAGCAAGAACTAAAATAGCTCCTAGTAAATGGGAAAACTcacttaatttgaattattatttgataattagCATAAATCCCAATGTATATGAATTGCATTACAATTGAGTGGTGGAAAATGTGTGGAGGGTGTGCACCACCACACTTGCCAAAGCTTGCTATTAAAGAtacttgaatttgaatgtgatgaAAAATCTGTTAGTTCCAAGCTCAGTTCCTCCAAAAACTTCACATGCACGGATCCTTCTCCATTAACCCCTTCACATGACTCCACTTCAAATTGGCCCGTTGCTCTTAAGAAAGGTATTCGATCTATTCATATTTCAtatcctatttataatttttcgaGTTATCATCATTTGTCTCcattatattctatttttttcttttatctgtcactgataggatataatgggtGCAGGAGAGAAGGAAAcagtttaggaattaattgttAGTTGGTTAGTTGCTTGGAGggcctttataagaaggcagGGAGGTCTTGTGTGAGGAGAGCTTTTTGATAATAGTTGTGTTGACAAGAAGTTGTTCCTGTGGAGGGAGAGTGCTCCCTTGAGAGTTGGGTGTTGTACAGTTTATTCTTGTTCATCAGAATAATATACTGTTTTTGTCCAGTATTTTGTTTGTGTGAGTGTTGTTTTGAGAGAAAGATAAACTTCTTGACCAAAGAAGTCTATCAGTCACCATTGTTCCTACAAATACATGAGGCACTTGACCATCATAATTGGCGACAAaccatgattgatgaaatgtAGGGCACTTGCAAGCAATGATACATTTACTATGTACGACCATATCATGATTGTTCTGTGTGGGAGAGGCTACTCTAAGTCACATCAAAGAGACGTTCAATGTCATTAGCAAACATATCATGATTGTTTTGTGTGGGAGAGGCTACTCTAAGTTACATCAAAGAGACGTTCAATGTCATTAGCAAACATATCATGATTGTTTTGTGTGGGAGAGGCTACTCTAAGTCACATCAAAGACATGTTCGGTGTCATTAGCAAAACTTTCAAGTGCCTTTTATCTTCATTCAGAATAGCGCTAACTTCCTTCTCCAAATGCTCATGGTAAACCTAACCAAGAAACCACAACTCAACAAACACAGAGACTGAGATAAGTAGTTATTCCAACTAAGTTTTGTCGTGGTAGTAGTCGGAGTAGTAGAAAAAGGagcataaataatataagagaaTGATAGTGAACCAAGTGAAGACATTGAAGGGTACAATTCTAATGGATGAGGAAGACACGATGATTTGGATCTTTAAGAGGTTGAACattcttattaatataaatattacgaTGTTGCATTTGTCTATTTGCACTTTTAATGTCTCTAGTTACTCGAGGCTTTATTTTTCGAGGGTTAAAGGAGCACTTTGTTTCCTTGGCCTTCTACAATATATCTGTTTTAAGAACTATGAGTTCTAATTAATGATGATTAGTGAATgaaatttagattatttttctattatacatacatacatatatattattaattattttctatccCATTTTTGGGGTCTTGTCACTTTGCTATGCTATCCTGAAATAACAACTACAAGTTTACAAGTTTCCTGAGTAAACAACTTTAAATGACGGTCTCAGAGAAGTACACAAAAATCCCAGTGGGTTCCAATTTCTATAGCAAGAATGCATTGCAATGCTTATAGGAGAGTAAATGAAGATGAGCAATAGGATCCAGCTTCCACAATTCCAAGCTTGAGGCGCTGAGTTTTAAGACAAGTGTATTATTAGGATtgttaagaaatgaactttGAGCCTAATTCAACTCTATAAAATCAGCTTATACGATGAGGTTTACACCTATTTATATGctctaaattggccttatctctagtggATGTGGAACTTTCAACATATCCCTCATgttgaggtatatacatcttgaGTGTGAGACAAGACAGCAATGGTTGGTTTGTTAGCAGCCCGATAGCAGATGGAACAATAgatccaacaaacaacaaatctcaCTAGAATAAGCTTAAACCCATGACTcagataccatgttaagaagtgaactataaatctaattcaaccccacaaaaccgacttaaAATCCTCTTCTTAACAAAGGTATATTAGGACCGTTTTAATATTAATGGGCTAGTTAATTAGTTAGGAATTGAGTAGTTAGTAAGATGTAAATacgtgaagaaggatagaataGAGGCAGAGTTGTTTGTTTGTATATTAATCATTAGCTCTTTGTAAATGGAGAAATCTTTTGTAAAAGGAGAAATGCTTTCTGAAAGGAGAAATCCTTTGTGAAAGGGGTATCCTTGGAAGAGAGACCGACATTTATAAATGATGGTAATTTAGATGAGTTCAACAAGATAGATGTAGTAAAGAAAGGCATCCCATACAAGGGCAACTAAATTCATGAGAGCATTTTTACATTCAGAGCTAGCATAAAAGGGCTGCAAAACAACAAAGGACTACTGACTAAAGTTACAGAGGGCCATAACAAAAAAGGGGGTCAATCCAGAAAAACATTATATTGTTTATGAACTTGCATACCATTAACTTCCAATACTACTGCAAATTTAAGGAtttcaaaataacaaacatGCATGATAAGTTTTCTTTGTTGCAAGAGACTACATACTCGCTAGATCGTTCAAGATTTAGAATTAAGTAGTTTGACAGCCCAAAGCGCTCCAGAATTCTACTGACGAAGAGATCTTCTGGAGCAAGTGCAGCACAACACTGAAGAAGAAATAGATCAAGCTCCAGACCTTGTTCAGACCTGTTGCTTGTcgaaataacaaaacaatataGTATAATGAAATGAATGAGTTTCAACCCTCataaagtatataataatacaagATGGACTTACCAGCGTACTGATCGATACAATTCACATGATAGCAAAGCAGCATCTCCATTTTTACGCCACATTCCAGCATGGACTTCAGCACAAAAGACCCTAATCCGCAATGGATGCTCCATTATATTGGCAGAGAAACCAAATGGATGGCTTCCTCGTAAAGCTTGCTCAAAGAAGTCATTGTAACTAGTTGACAATGAATTAGAAGGAGAAGCATGAGTCACGTCTGAGACTTCTGATTGacagaaatattttttcattgccTTTTGTAACAGCATGGAAAGCAATCTATGTAACGGAATGTGCACAGATATATCTTGTGAACTCACATCATAGACTATTTGTGGCCAATCGGGTAATGATAGAAAACGTGGACCATCTGATTCCACGAGAATATCTTCTTCCATGGCATTATCATCAGAACTAGAACGAGTACAGGTATTTTCCGAATCCATTTCACTATTTTCAGAACATTGCTTACCATGATCTTCACTTGTGCTGGCAAGCCTACCAAACGCATATTTACCCCTTCCAAACTTAGATATTGTTCTCTTAAATGCTGAAAAATTGCTATCGCAGGCACTACCACTGTTTGGAGATAATAAATTAGGAGGCACAGCATGAATATTCTCAACTCTCAACCAATTCTCAATAGCCCTTAAACACTCACATATCAACCCAGTGACAGCACGTGGAAGAGGCAGATTTGAAGATGCATCAGTTTTTATCTCACAAAGCTTTGGAGCAGCAAAGACACTACTCCGGCTCTTAACATTACATGCAGAGCTTTCCTCAGATCTCCTCCCTACCTTTGCATGCCTTACATTATCCCCATCATCTGAATCATTAATTTTAGAGTTCCAAGCAGTTTCACCATCTATTTCCCCCTTGCTAGCATCAGAAAATGCCCCATCCACCAATACAGAGTGAATATTGGCAATAGAATGCCCTAAAATAAAAGGGTAGTGGacattctcattttcttcttctatatgTTGACCCGTTTCTCTCTTTTGAGGATTCATCCCTTGTACAAAGGACAGAAGTCTCATCCATGTTCTCGAGATATCTTGCTGGTCATTGGTTACATATTTTGGCACTACCACATGGCTCATAACAAATCGAATATCTTCAACAGTACGTATTGTTGTCTCAAATATATTTGCCCACCTGGATACCTACAAAAATATCCTATATTTCTTTAATGAAATGTCACGAAAGAAGACTAGAAACATAATCTTGAAAAGTATACACACATTCATTAACATAAAATTCTTAACCAACTTCAATACCAGAacaacttcaaattttacagaAGGATGAAAACCAGACAGACATTCTTTATCCTGGCACATCTTGACATCATAACTACAAAATTGTAACAACTCATTACCTGTAAGCGTCCATCATCAGAGCAAGAAACGAAAATATTTTCAACGCATCCCAATAGCATGGTTAGTAGATTGGTTTCCTTCAAAAGGCGTGGGGTAAGGGTGGGCACTGTAAGTATCTGCACAGAGAAAATTGGTAGTAGTGGGTACTTCTTAAGAGGAAAGTCACTGGAGTCTTTTGTGGCCTCATTTATGACACTTGGATAGTAAGCGAGAAAAACTTTAGCAAAATCATACTTAAAACTTTGTTCTCCCAACAATTTCAGCAGTAGCTCATGGAGTTTCTTTACAACAACCTCAGTTAAGAACCTCTCAGCTCTCACCAGCATGCTAATTAAACCATCAGAAGAAAGCAACAATCTAGCAACAAAACTGAGCAAACTCTCACTGTGCTTGCAGAATTCTAGAAGCATATCAACCACAGCATAGGTTAGCTCATTTGCTGGCTGCTTTCTTTCAGTATATTCACTCGCCAATGTTAGCTTAACTCTCCAACAATTGAAAAGAGAACCGAGAACAGGATCAACAGAGCTTGCGAATTCCTTCGGAAGCGGTTGTATCTGTTCAGCACCCTGGTGCAATGAACAGAACCCCTCACGCTTCCATGCAGTCACATCCCCACAATCACAGCAACCACCACCCGTGTATATAACACAATAATCATGACCCTTGTGATCCCCTTTCTCAAAACATGGAACACAGATAGCACATGTTGGGTCGTGCTCACAAGTCCTACACCTGTAAGCTATATCGTTGTGGCCCCAAACAGCCCCACAGACACCCCTCTGCCCAACAGACATCTCGGAAAGCCTTCTCAGAGCACCACCGGGGTCACCCTCAAACATCAACCACTGCAACCACACCATGCTCTCATGAAACCTCTTTTTCATGATCACACCCGACATCTTTTTAGAAGTCAATCTAGATGCTTGAAAGGCATCAGCCACTTCTGCATCAGTAGGCAATATAACAGACACCAGCTCAGGTATCAAAGCCCTCTTATCCTTAACAAAAGCAATCAAACCAGGTTGGTCGAGCTGCTCCTCAGGAACACCAAACTGGGCAAGCCTCTGCAAACCGAGCCAaaaccacatatcaaacaccCAATTCAACAGTCTCTATCCATTAACCAAAAAAATCATCCAATCCAAAACCCAGAAATAGTTCAAAACAGCTAAGCCAATCCAATCAATTCTTTAGTCAAATGCAAGGAGAATCAAACAGTGACCAGGCCAACAAGAGTATGAATTTCTACAATAGTAAAAAAACGAGGTGAATCGTAGAAAAGGCGTTACCCGAACGACTCGATCGCGAGGTTTGAGGGGTTGGCAATCGGAGGGCGAATCGATTTCCATGTTATCGGCCATGAGGGAGCGCCAAAAGCGAAGGAGGCAACAGCACAAGGAGCGAGGATCGAACCCTGAACCTTCACTCCCcaggtttgattttttttcactttaataattCCGCAGCAAAACGAGAAATTGAACGGTGAGAAGAACGCAGAGACAATACGCGCCGGTTAAAACCCTAATGAAATTTCCAGAAAGCCCCAAATTTTTGTGCGCAACGAAATCCCATGAATCATTGTGATGACGATGACGCTGAATGCAGCAATTCACACTCGAACACTCTTCCCTCGTGTCTCGTGTCTCGTGTCTTCTTCGTATTACTCTGTCACATACATAATAAGGATTTATACGTAAACACCAACTTTAACTTATCTGTCACCCATATGATTAGTGATTAGATTTGTTTCTTGCTATTCTTTTATgtatagtttatatttattgcttaacttttttatttttattatctaaaacatgactataaaatattaagagtATTTTTACTGATTATAAtgcttaataaaattaaaaataatttataactattattttattcattttatattataatttttttattaaaagttatagatatttctattataaaattataacattctaaagatagtaaaaaaatatttgtatggTCACTTTTAggtataaaattcttttataatttctgTAACTTACAGCTATTTTTTGTGTCCACTTATTTTACCTCTTTTATCTTTGATatccttatatttatttaccagtttttagttttaattatttaaaaacaaaaagactacccgtaaaaactaaaaatgcttttattttataattataaaaattaataaaaaattcaaatattaactaactactttttttatgtattttagtataatttaactttttttattcgGAATgaaagacctcctgctactcttcaccacatgtgtcaatcttctttacttgagaatgaaagaccattagagttcaggataacccccaagactaagctccatgcattcattctaaacatacttgaaccTCACCAAGAAGTTCCACCTTAGTACTTTACTTTCAAACCATACTTGAAACCACATactttcactttgaatcacaacacATAACCTGGATAATCATAAATACTATACATCATTCACaataaatcaaaacataacTCCACAATATCAAGAAACAAGGATGGAAAGAACAAAGAAGCAAATCATGGACTAGTCGCTCAACGACCAAGCTCGTTGGGCGAGCCCAGAGTTTCCTCGCTCAGCGACCtaactcgttgtgcgaataaaCAGACAATGGTCCAGACCCCTCAGTCTCTCGCTCAGCGACCCAGCTCACTCTACGAATAAATTGACAATGGTCCATACCCCATGACCACTCGCTCAACGACCTGGCTCGTTGTGCGAATAACCAAAAAATGGTCAAGACCCCTCAGTCTCTCGCTCAGTGACccaactcgctatgcgaataaacTGACAGTGGTTTAGACCTTTAGCCTCTCGCTAAGCGACTCCACTCGCTCAGCGAGTCTACATAATTTTGTAGCACGAAAATTGCAGAATTTGCACCCTAAACTACTCTTGACCAAATTGTTATATTTTCCTAACTTCTAACCCTCCTAGATCGTGTTATACACTCAATTATACCTAAACAATTGTATCTAGACCATCCTAAACTCCTTTTCAATAAGTGGCTACAAGATTACAACTCAAAACTTACAAAGAGACTCAAATTCAATTCTACCATTTGTGGCACAATTTCAAGCAACTTAGGGACTCCAACAAGTCCCATGTGACTTATCAAGACTTCTCAAACTGACCCTTTAGCATAAAACTCTCAACTCAATTTTTCACTAGTCCACTTCCTCAAAAGTTGGTTCTAAACTAATGTAAACTATTCCTACTCATCACCATACATTCTTATCACAAATTACTCTCATTCTAGGGACTTGAACAATTCACAAACACCTCTTAACTGACCACAATTACATCAAACCAGATTTCTACTCTTTTCTCACAATTGAACTACGCATGACTTCATTTCTCCTTCCAATACCCTACAAAGACTTCTAAGTTTTAACATTTATTCAATACAACCTACCACACATATTCCAAACAgaattgtaatataataatatccAATTACAGACAATTCATCATTCGATACACTTCACCATATCAGTTTATATCCACATACTCAAAATATACCCAATTAATCAAGCTACATCTCACCTAAAAACAGAACATTTATTCAACAGCTCATTATTCAAAGAATCTTCAAACATGCACAAATAACCAACAATTAAAGAAAACTCTAGCTTCCCTTAGCTCTAGAAAACGTTTGCAGTTCAAGAAATCCCCAACCTTTGCTTCCTCCACAAGGGaatctctaaaaaaaacctACAAATCACTGATTGACGATTGGAGACAAACCCTAGAACCTAAATTAAATCAGTAATTGAAGAAGGAAGATACTTGACACATGcaaacatatttcttttgcatGATCAAGGATCAAGAAACACCAAGAAAAATGGatgaaaacttacttgctccAAACACCAAATTGATCGGATAGAAAAGTAGACATTGACGTCGTGATTGTCTAGgaacctcctgatcgtcaaatagATGACTTGAGATCAAGAACAATTAGAGAGAAGTGAGAACGAATGAAGAGAAcatgttttagagagataaagTGTTTTTAAAGTAATGAGACGAGTGTAGAAAATTCtatttacattataaatattttataataaaatattcgatctcattattttaatatgccTACCAACTCTAATACtatattttctaggttcttacacaaataatgattttaattttaaaaaattattaaatttaaaaaacagttaaatgaaaaaatgattaaatttaaaaataaacttgataaaataattattttaatttaaaagaatggtcatttaagaaatataatatatatatatatatatatatataaatattatttcgtATAATGGTAtagatataaaagaatattcatttaagaaatataataaaaaatatataaaaaaattcttttatataatgatataaataatattataaatatttatatacaaaattaattttatgcataatttttttattattccacttataaaataataataaagatgacTATTTCAATCCTTTACCATTTATTTTTAGtaactttattaaatatttttagattagattATTAAAATGACATTCTCAATAaggaaaatattaataattaaaaaccatgtaatataattttataatttattttttatatttatatttataagattgaaATTCCATTTAAatagattaatattttatttatatttatactttgtATAAGAAACcattttataagtttaaagAAGGAAAGCTAAGTTAAGtgtagaataaatattttaatatataaaacttcTAAAGGGTTATATATAGTATAAAGtcaatttatcttttactttttaaaaatataaaactctttagtttttttttatttaagttgtttCTTATAATTGGAAAGACATTCATTAGAATTTGTTAAAGTAATACATATGTTGTTAATTTGGTCTCgttcatatatacatatatatatatatatatatatatatatatgtgtggaGGTTTTATTTTTGAAAGGAATTTAGttcaattcttattttataaaagagaCTTAAagtgattattttcttttaaattgatattaacgTTGTTTAGAAGTGGTAGGTGTCAAAATCTAAGTTTGTCATGGGTTAAAATTTGGGTCATTCTTTACTTCAAAAGGTACTACAAATCAAAAGGATTCTAGGATAGAAGATGATCTAGATTTTTATATATCACAAACATATATTTTGACACATAACATTTTTGTACTGTATTAATGTCAATCTAACCCAACATcgaatttttttcaataaaataggAACTCAATTGAAACataattgaaacaaaaacaaatcaaat
This sequence is a window from Vigna angularis cultivar LongXiaoDou No.4 chromosome 2, ASM1680809v1, whole genome shotgun sequence. Protein-coding genes within it:
- the LOC108328857 gene encoding E3 ubiquitin-protein ligase PRT6 isoform X5 produces the protein MADNMEIDSPSDCQPLKPRDRVVRRLAQFGVPEEQLDQPGLIAFVKDKRALIPELVSVILPTDAEVADAFQASRLTSKKMSGVIMKKRFHESMVWLQWLMFEGDPGGALRRLSEMSVGQRGVCGAVWGHNDIAYRCRTCEHDPTCAICVPCFEKGDHKGHDYCVIYTGGGCCDCGDVTAWKREGFCSLHQGAEQIQPLPKEFASSVDPVLGSLFNCWRVKLTLASEYTERKQPANELTYAVVDMLLEFCKHSESLLSFVARLLLSSDGLISMLVRAERFLTEVVVKKLHELLLKLLGEQSFKYDFAKVFLAYYPSVINEATKDSSDFPLKKYPLLPIFSVQILTVPTLTPRLLKETNLLTMLLGCVENIFVSCSDDGRLQVSRWANIFETTIRTVEDIRFVMSHVVVPKYVTNDQQDISRTWMRLLSFVQGMNPQKRETGQHIEEENENVHYPFILGHSIANIHSVLVDGAFSDASKGEIDGETAWNSKINDSDDGDNVRHAKVGRRSEESSACNVKSRSSVFAAPKLCEIKTDASSNLPLPRAVTGLICECLRAIENWLRVENIHAVPPNLLSPNSGSACDSNFSAFKRTISKFGRGKYAFGRLASTSEDHGKQCSENSEMDSENTCTRSSSDDNAMEEDILVESDGPRFLSLPDWPQIVYDVSSQDISVHIPLHRLLSMLLQKAMKKYFCQSEVSDVTHASPSNSLSTSYNDFFEQALRGSHPFGFSANIMEHPLRIRVFCAEVHAGMWRKNGDAALLSCELYRSVRCNRSEQGLELDLFLLQCCAALAPEDLFVSRILERFGLSNYLILNLERSSEHEPVLVQEMLTLIIQIIKERRFCGLTTAESLKRELIYKLSIGDATHSQLVKSLPRDLSKFEQLQDILDAVAVYSNPSGFNQGMYSLRWTFWKELDLYHLRWNSKDLQVAEERYLRFCNVSALTTQLPQWTKIHPPLKGIARIATCKVVLHIIRAAIFYAVSTFKSSDSRAPDSVLLPALHLLSLSLDICFQQKESSEDTCHDVAQLPIIALSGEFIQTSFGEQSLLTLLVLLMEMHRRENVDNFVEAGGCSLFTLIESLLKKFAEIDNGCMTKLQKLAPEVVCHISEYFPSRDSSISSLASESEKRKAKARDRQAAIMEKMRVQQTKFLASIDTTTNDGSQLGHEGDLESEQDSEESDTKQVVCSLCHDHNSELPISFLVLLQKSRLVSSVNRGPPSWEKLCQSDKEHTPVINTNEPNTSTMNWNTVSSGTTSSSHLNQLVQIAAEEVSSSGKPGEVLTFLQYVKNKYPALVNFQLPDTYDEKEKAPYSFETLEQCMYLSIYDEMRLPLSSNLMNMDDRASTAGENSNIIIETGSVLIGKYTADLVLEMSEISSMSEITSNESASVESTSQHPTYDEFGPIDCDGVHLSSCGHAVHQGCLDRYLSSLRERSVRRIVFEGGHIVDPDQGEFLCPVCRRLANCVLPTLPGELKKPLKQSIILSTGSINTAPPLAESSELTYSLRLQSGLKLLQSAATAVGKLKFLNSIPLHHIDRTRTNLENFLRVLSKMYSPCKEEKLSRFSRINHSMLMWDTLKYSLTSMEIAARCGKTSFTPNYALSALYEELKSSSGFILSLMFKLVQNTRSKNSLHVLQRFKGVQLFAESICAGVSPSYGNSDNSGMGDMLSILKHIEMDLSNTDSFWRQASDPVLAHDPFSTLMWVLFCLPQPFLSCEESLLSLVHVFYTVSVTQAIIIYHEKSKHKSSRDSDLSGI